A genomic window from Streptomyces broussonetiae includes:
- a CDS encoding amidohydrolase family protein has product MNGALRAGVIDVHAHWLPRDLLALPPGNPLGGMHDRDGELYLGNAPLGFASAAMTDVDAVVADTLKAGLGARVVSAPPFAFPVHAPAEADEYVASYNEQLAAAVAGTDGALVGLGLVRLDDVDAARRELTRLAAAEGVAGVAVPPVVDGRSFDRGAPREILGVAAELGLSVLVHPMQLPRAEWDHHYLVNLIGNPVESTTAVAAVLLGGVLEELPGLRICFVHGGGCAPLLLGRWGHGWRSRDDVRRGSTRPPAQSFTQLYFDTITHDPDVLTLLRAHASPERIVCGSDYPFDMAQPDPAGFPLGHGIDATALEANGRRFLGLTPVDASR; this is encoded by the coding sequence ATGAACGGTGCCCTGCGCGCCGGAGTCATCGACGTCCACGCCCACTGGCTGCCGCGCGACCTGCTCGCCCTCCCGCCCGGGAACCCGCTCGGCGGCATGCACGACCGCGACGGCGAACTCTACCTGGGCAACGCCCCGTTGGGGTTTGCGAGCGCAGCGATGACCGACGTCGACGCCGTCGTCGCCGACACCCTCAAGGCCGGACTCGGCGCCCGCGTCGTCTCCGCGCCGCCCTTCGCCTTCCCCGTCCACGCCCCCGCCGAGGCGGACGAGTACGTCGCCTCCTACAACGAACAACTCGCCGCCGCCGTCGCCGGCACGGACGGCGCGCTCGTCGGGCTCGGACTCGTCCGGCTGGACGACGTGGACGCCGCCCGACGGGAGTTGACCCGGCTTGCTGCCGCGGAGGGCGTCGCGGGCGTCGCCGTACCCCCGGTGGTCGACGGCCGGTCCTTCGACCGGGGCGCCCCACGGGAGATCCTCGGCGTCGCCGCCGAACTGGGCCTGTCCGTCCTGGTCCACCCGATGCAGCTGCCGCGCGCCGAATGGGACCACCACTACCTCGTCAACCTCATCGGCAACCCGGTCGAGAGCACGACCGCCGTGGCCGCGGTTCTCCTGGGCGGCGTCCTGGAAGAACTCCCCGGCCTCAGGATCTGCTTCGTCCACGGCGGCGGCTGCGCACCCTTGCTGCTGGGCCGGTGGGGACACGGCTGGCGCTCGCGCGACGACGTGCGCCGGGGAAGCACCCGTCCGCCCGCGCAATCCTTCACCCAGCTCTACTTCGACACCATCACCCACGACCCGGACGTCCTGACGCTGCTGCGCGCCCATGCCTCGCCGGAGCGGATCGTCTGCGGCAGCGACTACCCCTTCGACATGGCGCAGCCCGACCCGGCCGGCTTCCCGCTCGGCCACGGGATCGACGCCACGGCACTCGAGGCCAACGGCCGCAGGTTCCTCGGGCTGACGCCCGTGGACGCCTCGCGATGA
- a CDS encoding (2Fe-2S)-binding protein, which produces MKITLNVNGTDHCLDVEPRRVLADVLRDDLGLTGTHLGCEHGICGACSLLMDGEPVRSCLVLAAQADGRCLRTVEGLAGPDGEPHPLQRAFSAEHALQCGFCTPGFLMVAAGAMDADPDLADHPEAMDHVVGSNICRCTGYGPIRRAIERAAREQRRATA; this is translated from the coding sequence ATGAAGATCACGCTCAACGTGAACGGCACCGACCACTGCCTCGACGTCGAACCCCGCCGTGTGCTCGCCGACGTCCTGCGCGACGACCTCGGACTCACGGGTACGCACCTGGGGTGCGAGCACGGCATCTGCGGAGCCTGCTCCCTCCTCATGGACGGCGAGCCGGTCCGCTCCTGCCTGGTGCTCGCCGCGCAGGCCGACGGCCGCTGTCTGCGCACGGTGGAGGGCCTTGCCGGCCCCGACGGCGAGCCCCACCCGCTGCAGCGGGCCTTCTCCGCCGAACACGCACTCCAGTGCGGCTTCTGCACACCCGGCTTCCTCATGGTGGCCGCCGGCGCGATGGACGCCGACCCCGACCTCGCCGACCACCCGGAGGCCATGGACCACGTGGTCGGGTCCAACATCTGCCGCTGCACCGGCTACGGGCCCATCCGGCGCGCCATCGAGCGCGCGGCCCGGGAACAACGCCGGGCCACGGCCTGA
- a CDS encoding FAD binding domain-containing protein — translation MKPATFDYAVPRTVAEAVEALGDTERRAQVIAGGQSLILEMHLERIRPQLVVDINRIPELDGMRVEGDELRVGALVRHAAFESPDAVPGPLGTLLAQAVVNIAHPPIRSRGTMAGSYGWAHPASEWCAIGIALDATVELAGPDGARSVAARDYFLGPFRTARRPQELITAVRLPLLGANTGVSFIEHRRTHFCFAQAAVGTALTVDDGVISDVRIGLVNSADRPVRARAAEDALRGSALGALPVGPRVHDDHPFARVGRIAAERDAAPLPEPFADVAYKRQIIAVLVARTLLEAAKDQRTRLTARQEDHR, via the coding sequence GTGAAACCCGCAACCTTCGACTACGCGGTACCCCGCACGGTCGCCGAGGCCGTCGAGGCACTCGGCGACACCGAACGCAGGGCCCAGGTCATCGCCGGCGGACAGAGCCTGATCCTGGAGATGCACCTGGAACGCATCCGGCCGCAACTCGTCGTCGACATCAACCGGATCCCGGAACTCGACGGCATGCGCGTCGAGGGCGACGAACTGCGCGTCGGCGCCCTGGTCCGGCACGCGGCCTTCGAGTCGCCCGACGCCGTGCCGGGCCCGCTCGGCACCCTGCTCGCCCAGGCCGTGGTCAACATCGCCCACCCGCCCATCCGTTCCCGCGGAACCATGGCCGGCAGCTACGGCTGGGCCCATCCCGCCTCGGAATGGTGCGCCATCGGCATCGCCCTGGACGCCACCGTGGAGCTGGCCGGACCCGACGGCGCCCGGTCCGTCGCGGCCCGTGACTACTTCCTCGGCCCCTTCCGCACCGCCCGCCGGCCCCAGGAACTGATCACCGCCGTACGCCTGCCGCTGCTCGGCGCGAACACCGGCGTGAGCTTCATCGAGCACCGCCGTACACACTTCTGCTTCGCCCAGGCCGCCGTCGGGACGGCCCTCACCGTCGACGACGGCGTGATCAGCGACGTACGGATCGGCCTGGTCAACTCCGCCGACCGACCGGTCCGGGCCCGCGCCGCGGAAGACGCGCTGCGCGGCAGCGCACTCGGCGCGCTCCCGGTGGGGCCCCGGGTCCACGACGACCATCCCTTCGCCCGCGTCGGCCGTATCGCCGCCGAACGGGACGCGGCGCCCCTGCCCGAACCGTTCGCCGACGTCGCCTACAAGCGGCAGATCATCGCCGTCCTGGTGGCCAGAACGCTGCTCGAAGCGGCGAAGGACCAGCGCACCCGCCTCACCGCACGACAGGAAGACCACCGATGA